TTCGTCAGCACACCCGGGTGGTTTTGCAGCATCGCCCGGTTGATCGCCATTTCGATGTTGCGGCGCGCCGGCTCGGGCCGGCCGCTTTCGGCGATGTAGACATGGTGCCCCGCCACCGGCAACCCGAGTACCGTCGCTCCCAGCCGGTGCTTGACCAGCCGCTCGTGCAGGTTGCCGGTCTGGCCGTTGTAGGCTTTCCACGCGTTGCCCTTCCTGAACGTGATCAGGTAGAAGCCGGGCTTGCGCGGCAGCCCCAGGTTGCGCACGTTATCCAGGCGCCCCACGTACCGGAACGCGGGCGCGGCGGTCGCCAGCGACCCGATCACGGCACGCAGCGTCGCCGGCATTTCTTCCTGCGGGCCGCCGGCATCGCCGCCGTCCGCGGCGGGCAGGTCGATCGTTTCGATGGGCGGCGCCGGCCTGTCGTCGGGTTCGGCAGCCGGTTCCGCGGCAGGCGCCGGCAATAGATACCCCATCGGTTCGCTGACCATCACGCCGCCCGGCCAGCCGCCGTAGAACGGCCCCCAGTAAGGGCCACGCGGCCAGCGCCCCGGCCGAGGACCGGGCCAGGGCGCCTGGGGCGGCCGGGGCTTGCCCTGCGGCCGCGAAGGCCGCGCCACCGGCCCGCGGCCCGGCCTGGCACCTGCCCGGTAGACCGGCCGCGGGCCGCCCCTGCCCATGCCGCCCCTGCCGCCCATCGACATGCGGCCGCGCTCTTCCTCGGATTCGCCTTCGTCCTCGCCCTGCCACTCGTTGGCCCACTCGTTGGCCCACTCATTGGTCCACTCAGCGGCAGTCCCCGCTTCGGCTTCCGACCCGCCCGCCGCGAACGGCAGCGCCTCGAACTCGTCGTTCATTCGTTCCTCGTTCATGCCAGCTCCTTCACGTGATGCCGCACGGCGTTGGCCGCCCGTGCGATGTCCGCCCTCGTGTGGTCCGCGCGCAGCAGGAACGTCAGCAGCGATGCGCCGTCCCTGCACTGCGGTACCGCCATCACCCCGTCGCGCCGCAGGCC
Above is a window of Pseudoduganella dura DNA encoding:
- a CDS encoding GIY-YIG nuclease family protein, producing the protein MNEERMNDEFEALPFAAGGSEAEAGTAAEWTNEWANEWANEWQGEDEGESEEERGRMSMGGRGGMGRGGPRPVYRAGARPGRGPVARPSRPQGKPRPPQAPWPGPRPGRWPRGPYWGPFYGGWPGGVMVSEPMGYLLPAPAAEPAAEPDDRPAPPIETIDLPAADGGDAGGPQEEMPATLRAVIGSLATAAPAFRYVGRLDNVRNLGLPRKPGFYLITFRKGNAWKAYNGQTGNLHERLVKHRLGATVLGLPVAGHHVYIAESGRPEPARRNIEMAINRAMLQNHPGVLTNQNAELEMEMELLGWD